The genome window AAAAATAGTGGCTATAATAATAATAATATTTTTTATTGTTTAATAAAGTATTCATAATTATCTCTCCTTTTAATATTTTAATTAGTCAGAAAATTATATGTATTCTTGACTTGTTATAAATTATAAATTATACCATAATAAAAGTCAACTGCTAAATTTAATTAAAATACTAAATAATGTATACCTAGAATACTTTTAAATTAATGTATCAGTTGAAAAAAACGTTATTCTAGCTTGTGTATAAGTATGAAAATTTTATCGAAATATTTACTGAATATGGAATATATATCAATCCAATTTCATAAAAAAAGCTGTCTAAAGAATGTTAAAATTCTTTTGGACAGCTCAAGTAGTGATTAGAAAGTTATATAACTTTCATAATCAGTCGTCAATAAAGACGACTTTTATGGAAAATGAATAACTTTATATGCAATATTTAAATTGCTACAATAAGCACAATTTTCAAAGGGTTAGGGTGGATAAGAGTACTTATTATATAAAGTTTTCATATTACCTACTTTTTTGAAATCAATAAGTGTTATTCTGTAGATTTTGCATTTTCATCTGACTTTATATACTTTATATTATCTGCTGATAACTTTTGCATGTCAAGTGCTTTTAGTGTATCTTCATTAATTATTATTTCAGTTTCATCTAACATAGTAATTGGTATATCGCCAACAGATTTTCCTTCCAACACTTCAATAGCAAGTTCTCCAGCTTTGTAACCTAGCTTTACATAGTCTATACCACAACAAGCTAAAGCACCAGAAGTTACAGAGCCTTCTTCAGAAGCTATTATAGGAATTTTGTTCTCATTGGCAACTTTAGAAACTATAGGCATAGAAGAAACTATTAAATTGTCAGTAGGGACATATAAAACATCTATCTTGCCAACTAAGCTAGAAATAGCTTGATTAACTTCACTTGAAGAGCTGACTCCTTTTTCAACAACCTCATAATTATTTTTCTTAGCATAATCGTGTAGAGAGTCAACTTGAGTTTTTGAATTAACTTCACTAGTATTGTATATAACACCTATCTTTTTTGCTTTTGGAGTTAGTGTCTTAACTAATTCCAATGTTTTATCAATTGAAAGATAATCTGATGTACCGGAAACATTTCCGCCTGGTTTTTCAATTGATTTAACAAGTCCAGCTTCTACAGGGTCTGTAACAGCAGTCATGATTATAGGTATATCTTTAGTAGCATTATAAGCTGCTTGAGCAGATGGAGTAGATACAGCATATATCAAATCTTTTTTATCTGATACGAATTTACTTGCAATACTTTGTGTAGTAGGCATATCATTTTGAGCGTTTTGAAAGTCTATTTTTATATTATCTCCGTCTTTATAGCCTTTATCTTCGAGTGCTTTTATGAATCCCTTCTTTGCCTTATCTAAAGATGGATGTTCTACTAACTGAGTGATACCTATAGTTTTTACTTTACCATCATCTGTTTTTTCTTTGTCTTTTGAACCATCAGGACCTCCAGATTGAGAACATCCAGTAAGCATTGATAATCCAAGTATCCCTGCGGTGATTAAACTTAACATTTTTTTACTTTTTATCATTTTATTTTCCTCCCTTAAAATTTAAAAATTATATTTGTTCATATATTCATATAATAGGTTATAAGTATGCGTACCTAAGACTGTATTTTGGTTTCTTAAACTGCATATTCAAATTTTTCTAAGATTTCTTCAACTGTTAATTCCTCTTTTTCCTTATCTTTTACATCTAAGACAACTTCGCCTTTATGAAGCATTATTAGCCTATCTCCATATTGAAGAGCATGTTTTAAGTTGTGAGTTACCATAAGTGTAGTTATACTTTTTTCTCTTACAATTTTATCTGTTAACTCAATTACTTCATTTGATGTTTTTGGGTCAAGTGCTGCTGTATGCTCATCTAGCAATAGAACTTTAGGGCTTGCTAAACTAGACATAATCAGTGAAAGTGATTGTCTTTGACCTCCTGAAAGATATTGTACTTTAATATCTAAGTATTTTTTTAAATCTAAAGAAATTCCTTCAAGCAAGTATTCCAAGTCGTTCGTTTTATGACGAAGACATCTCTTTAAGTTTAATAGTTTGCCTTTATTAAGTGCCAGAGATAAATTTTCTCTAACCGTCATAGAGGGACAAGTTCCTAGACTAGGGTCTTGAAAAACTCTACTTACTATTTGAGTTCTTTTGTATTCAGCTAGGTTTGTTATAGTAGTATTGTCTAACGTAATTTGTCCAGAAGATTCTTTTATAAGACCTGATATTATATTTAATAAAGTAGATTTACCAGTTCCATTACTACCTATAATACTTACAAATTCACCATCTTCTATATCAATTGATAAATTTTCAAATATAGTATTAGGTTCACCATATGGATTAGGGAAGCTCTTTGAAAGATTTTTAATTTGTAACATCTATAACACCTCTTTTTTCTGATTTATTTTTGGTACTAGCTTTGTATTTGTTTTTTTTTAGTGAAATATTTAAGTTGCCAGTAGCTAAGAAAGCTATTATAACTATAGCAGTTATTAATTTTAAGTCAGTTGATAACATTCCTAAACTCATTGCAAAGTATATAGTGAATTGGTATATAAAAGAGCCAACAATTATTGCAGTGGTATCTTTAATAAAAGTAAATTTCTTAAATAGTGTAATACCAATTATAATAGAGGCAATTCCAAGAACCAAAGTTCCTATACCCATATTTACATCTGAGAATCCCAAAAACTGAGCCATAAGACCACCAGATAAAGCAATAAGCCCATTTGAAATCATAAGTCCTAGTATTTTTATAGAACCGATATTTATACCCAAAGATTTAATCATTTGAGAGTTATCACCGACACCTTTTAGAGTGTATCCAAGACCTGTTTTTAAGAATAAGTCTAAAAGGACCTTACAGATAAACACAAAGGCTAAGGCTAAAACTATAGGAGATATTTCTCCATTAAATAAGTGCTTAAAACTAAATAGAGGAATATTTGATTTTCCCATTATTCTTAAGTTGATAGAGTACAACATTCCCATGACTAAGATACCAGAAAGTAGGTTGGATATCTTAAACTTAATGTGAAGAATTCCAGTAACAAGACCAGCAGTGCAACCACATAATATAGCCATTAAAGTTGCTACTACAGGAGAAATACCATTAGTAAGAGAAAATGCTACGATAGAAGCACCCATTGTGTAACTACCATCAGCAGACATATCTGGAAAATCTAAGATTTTGTAAGTTATATAAACCCCCAGTGCCATAATCGATAAAATTAAACTTTGCGTCATTACAGATACAATACCTGTCATAAATAAAACACCCCTTTGAAAATATTTTAAAATAATTTTTTAAATTTAATTTTTAAATTTAATTTTGATATAAAAAAACCACACAGTATATATAACTGTATGGCAAAAACACGAATAAGCCACACAGTATAATCCATGTGGCCCTATATTATGATGATAAAATAAAAACTTTAACAACAATT of Clostridioides sp. ES-S-0054-01 contains these proteins:
- a CDS encoding ABC transporter substrate-binding protein; the encoded protein is MIKSKKMLSLITAGILGLSMLTGCSQSGGPDGSKDKEKTDDGKVKTIGITQLVEHPSLDKAKKGFIKALEDKGYKDGDNIKIDFQNAQNDMPTTQSIASKFVSDKKDLIYAVSTPSAQAAYNATKDIPIIMTAVTDPVEAGLVKSIEKPGGNVSGTSDYLSIDKTLELVKTLTPKAKKIGVIYNTSEVNSKTQVDSLHDYAKKNNYEVVEKGVSSSSEVNQAISSLVGKIDVLYVPTDNLIVSSMPIVSKVANENKIPIIASEEGSVTSGALACCGIDYVKLGYKAGELAIEVLEGKSVGDIPITMLDETEIIINEDTLKALDMQKLSADNIKYIKSDENAKSTE
- a CDS encoding ATP-binding cassette domain-containing protein, whose product is MLQIKNLSKSFPNPYGEPNTIFENLSIDIEDGEFVSIIGSNGTGKSTLLNIISGLIKESSGQITLDNTTITNLAEYKRTQIVSRVFQDPSLGTCPSMTVRENLSLALNKGKLLNLKRCLRHKTNDLEYLLEGISLDLKKYLDIKVQYLSGGQRQSLSLIMSSLASPKVLLLDEHTAALDPKTSNEVIELTDKIVREKSITTLMVTHNLKHALQYGDRLIMLHKGEVVLDVKDKEKEELTVEEILEKFEYAV
- a CDS encoding ABC transporter permease, whose product is MTGIVSVMTQSLILSIMALGVYITYKILDFPDMSADGSYTMGASIVAFSLTNGISPVVATLMAILCGCTAGLVTGILHIKFKISNLLSGILVMGMLYSINLRIMGKSNIPLFSFKHLFNGEISPIVLALAFVFICKVLLDLFLKTGLGYTLKGVGDNSQMIKSLGINIGSIKILGLMISNGLIALSGGLMAQFLGFSDVNMGIGTLVLGIASIIIGITLFKKFTFIKDTTAIIVGSFIYQFTIYFAMSLGMLSTDLKLITAIVIIAFLATGNLNISLKKNKYKASTKNKSEKRGVIDVTN